Below is a window of Candidatus Omnitrophota bacterium DNA.
TTCTGCCGCTTCTGGCCCTGTGTTTCTGGATGATATTCGGAAACAAGGAAAGCGAATCGGTTTATTATTCAAGAGCTGATTCGCTCGCGCGCTGGGGGATCTCAAGCGCTCTGCCACATATATGGCGGGGGCTTTATCTGGCGGCGATAGTGCTGGCTTTTATCGCCGGCCTTCGCCCCGCGAAAGGCATCAACAGAAAGGAAGAGGTCAAAAATGCCAGGGATATTTTCATTGTCATGGACACATCGCTGAGCATGAACGCCGTCGATCTGAAACCCAACCGGCTGGAAACGGCCAAGAAGGAAGCCGCCTCTTTCATCAGGAAAAGGGATTTTGACAGGATAGGGCTGGCCGTTTTCGGCGGAGTCGCCATGATGCAGTCTCCTCTCTCCTTTGACCGCAAAGCCGTTCTGCGCCTTGTATCCGGCATAAAAGCGGGTATGACGGGCGAAGACGGCACAGCCCTAGGCGACGGACTGGGCGTCGCCGTAAAACATCTGGCGAAAAGCGCCTCTGTTTCAAAAATCATAGTCCTGCTCACCGACGGAGCCAGCAACAGGGGCGTGATATCGCCGGAGATGGCCTCGGATTTCGCTAAGAACATAGGGATAAAGATATATACCATAGGCGTCGGCGGCCGCGGAGCGTCGCAGATCCCGATAGATCATCCGGTTTTCGGACAGGTGATGGGAAGAATAGATGATGACCTCAACGAAACGCTGCTTAAAAAGATAGCCGATGAAACATCCGGCAAATATTACAGGGCGGAATCTGAAAAGGCCATGAGCGAGATTTACACCGAGATAGATAAGCTCGAGGAAACAAAGATACTTTCCAGCACCTTTGTTGAATACAGGGAATACGCGTCATTATTTATGAACGCGGCTTTCGTTTTATTTGTGACGGCGATGATTTTGAGATTCGCGCTGATAAGGAGCATACCCTGATATGATATGGGATAACCCGAAAATATTGTTTGCTCTGTTAGCGCTGCCTTTTATAGCGCTCTTTTTTGTTTTTGAATGGCGCGCCCGAAGGCAGAGATGTTCTGTTTACGCGTCTTCCTCATTTTTTGAAAAACTCACATCTTTCCGCCCCCGCGCCGGAATTTTCGCGCGGATATCGGCCGCTCTCGCTTTCGCTTTTTTTGTCACGGCTCTGGCCGGCCCACGCTGGGGACTTGTCAGCAGAAAAGTGGAGGAAAAATCCAGCTCCGTGATGATAGCTCTTGATGTGTCGTCGAGCATGTTCTGCGAGGACATAAAACCCACGCGATTTAAAGCGTCAATAGCGAAGATCAAATATATCCTGTCTCTTCTGCGCTCAGAGCGTTACGGCCTTGTGGGTTTTGCCGGACGGGCCTTCACGATCTGTCCTCTCACGGGAGACCTTGCGTCGCTGAGGATGTTTTTAGACGAGATAAGCGCCGGAGAAATACCTTATCCGGGAACGAACATATCCGAGGCTCTGTCCAAAGCCGCGGAAAGCTTTGAGGACGATACAAATTCCAGGGCGGTCATACTCCTGACGGACGGCGAGAATCTGCAGGGGGATCCCGCTTCCATTGTGAAAGAACTCAAGGGCATAAGGGTTTTTGTCATAGGCGTCGGCACTCCCGAGGGCGAGCCCATTCCAGTCAAAGACGACAACGGAAAGGTGACGGGCTACAAAAAAGATGAAAAGGGCGAAACCGTAATAAGCCGCCGCGATGAGACTCTTCTCCTGCAAATAGCCAATGCCACCAAAGGGCGCTATTTTCCTTTTGATCCCGCCAACAGGGACATAGAGCAGATAGCCGACGCCATCAATTCAATGGACAAGGATTTTATGGGCGAATCTTTTTCCTCGTCGCTGGAGAAAAAATATCCCATTCCGCTGGCCGCCGCTCTATTTTTTATGATAGCTGATTTCCTTCTTCCGTTTATAACGCGTAAAAAAACGTTCCTTGATAATATCCCACCC
It encodes the following:
- a CDS encoding VWA domain-containing protein; the encoded protein is MKILNPYFLIFLPLLALCFWMIFGNKESESVYYSRADSLARWGISSALPHIWRGLYLAAIVLAFIAGLRPAKGINRKEEVKNARDIFIVMDTSLSMNAVDLKPNRLETAKKEAASFIRKRDFDRIGLAVFGGVAMMQSPLSFDRKAVLRLVSGIKAGMTGEDGTALGDGLGVAVKHLAKSASVSKIIVLLTDGASNRGVISPEMASDFAKNIGIKIYTIGVGGRGASQIPIDHPVFGQVMGRIDDDLNETLLKKIADETSGKYYRAESEKAMSEIYTEIDKLEETKILSSTFVEYREYASLFMNAAFVLFVTAMILRFALIRSIP
- a CDS encoding VWA domain-containing protein; its protein translation is MIWDNPKILFALLALPFIALFFVFEWRARRQRCSVYASSSFFEKLTSFRPRAGIFARISAALAFAFFVTALAGPRWGLVSRKVEEKSSSVMIALDVSSSMFCEDIKPTRFKASIAKIKYILSLLRSERYGLVGFAGRAFTICPLTGDLASLRMFLDEISAGEIPYPGTNISEALSKAAESFEDDTNSRAVILLTDGENLQGDPASIVKELKGIRVFVIGVGTPEGEPIPVKDDNGKVTGYKKDEKGETVISRRDETLLLQIANATKGRYFPFDPANRDIEQIADAINSMDKDFMGESFSSSLEKKYPIPLAAALFFMIADFLLPFITRKKTFLDNIPPALILLLLIAAPSMADDISSGNRDFRNRDFFKAEQHYREALKKKASEAAYYNLANTYYFMEKHDDAEKNYRKAATFENPRMEEDLFYNMANNCYRKGDIDEAISFYRRVLRADPSSSDALHNLEMALRQKSEDSGKKDGEKDKEKEGDMSEDDMQRAMNLLDDMEKSGRKKQEKQKMPAVSQDW